The Microbulbifer sp. TB1203 nucleotide sequence GCGAGAAGTTGTGAATCAGCTCGCCGCCGAAGAATTGCAGGGCCCACAGCACCAGCAAGGTGGTGAAGGAAGTCATGAAGGTGCGGCCGAGCGTCTGGCTGACGGAAATATTGATGATTTCCACCGTGCTCGCCTTCCGCACCCTGCGGAAGTTCTCGCGAATGCGGTCGAACACCACGATGGTATCGTTGATCGAGTAGCCGATCACCGCGAGCACCGCCGCCAGCACCGTGAGGTCGAAATCCAACCTGAAGAAGGCGAAAAAGCCCAGCACGATGATCACGTCGTGGACCAGTGCCACCACTGCACTCACGGCGAATTTGTACTGGAAGCGCAGCGCCACATAGGCCATCACCACAACCAGCGCGAACAGCATGCCCAAGCCGCCGTCATCGCGCAGTTCCTCGCCCACCTGCGGACCGACCGATTCCACCCGACGCAGTTCCACTTCGCCGTCGCTGCCCTGGCGCAACACAGCCACAATCTCGTCACCCACTGACTGGACGGCCTCCTCATCGCGCGCGTTGCGGTGAGTCTGTTCCTCGGTAGCTTCCGGTGGCAGCTTGATCAGCAGTTCATTGTCAGAACCGAAGCGCACCACCGAGGCACCGGCAAAGCCGGCCTCCTCCAACTGGCCGCGCACGTCTTCCAGTTGCGGGGCGGCTTCGTATCCCACTTCAATCTGGGTGCCGCCAGTGAAATCCAGCCCCAGTTTCAGGCCATTCATCGCCAGCGCGGCGATAGACGCCACCACCAGGGCGATAGAAAGGGCCGCGGCCAGCCTCCGCCAGCGCATAAAATCGAACACACGCTTGCCCATGTACTCGGTGATCTTGCCGTCCTCGACCTTGGTCTCGGCGGCTTTGCTTTTGGTCTCACTCACGGTCGGCGCTCCTATATCCAAAGCTTCTGTACACGGCGGCCGCCGTAGAACAAGTTGATCAATGCCCGCGTACCCATAATGGCGCTGAACATGGAGGTCAGGATGCCGATGGACAGGGTCACCGCGAAGCCCTGTACCGGGCCGGAACCGATCGCATACAGGATCACCGCGACGATCAGGGTGGTGATATTGGCATCCACGATCGCGCTATACGCATTGTCAAAACCGGCCGTGATCGCCGATTGCGGCGGCATGCCGTTGCGCAGTTCC carries:
- the secF gene encoding protein translocase subunit SecF; this encodes MGKRVFDFMRWRRLAAALSIALVVASIAALAMNGLKLGLDFTGGTQIEVGYEAAPQLEDVRGQLEEAGFAGASVVRFGSDNELLIKLPPEATEEQTHRNARDEEAVQSVGDEIVAVLRQGSDGEVELRRVESVGPQVGEELRDDGGLGMLFALVVVMAYVALRFQYKFAVSAVVALVHDVIIVLGFFAFFRLDFDLTVLAAVLAVIGYSINDTIVVFDRIRENFRRVRKASTVEIINISVSQTLGRTFMTSFTTLLVLWALQFFGGELIHNFSLALIVGVVVGTYSSVYVAINMLMAMRITKEDLMPPVKEGAELEEMP